The Drosophila bipectinata strain 14024-0381.07 chromosome 3L, DbipHiC1v2, whole genome shotgun sequence region AAGGCAAAAATGTTATGCATATTATTGTTTGTCCCTTCAGAAACGAGCATTCCACAAGCATGCAATATCTACATACCCCTAGTATTAGCAAATCAATATTAACAAGGTATTTCAAGAGTGTATgtacttaaataaattaaacaatgtACCTTCACTACTGACAATGAGTATCACTTGGATGGAGGAGTGACTGGAAGCTTATGCTACTGTACTCGGTTCAGCTGCCGTTCGATCTTCATGTAGGTACGCCTGGACAGGATCCGATCCCGGGCGTAGCTAAGCAAATAGCTAAGTGCTCCCACAATGAAGCATAGGATCTCGAACTTTAGGAAGTTTCGCTGTTCAATGAGGGCCACCCGGTCGCAGCTTCTGGTGACTATCTCTCCGCTCTGACAGCGCAGCAGCTCCTTGTAGTGGGTATGGATGCAGACTCCAAGGCTCTTACTGACTATGTCGAACTCCGAGCACGGATGGCACTCCTGCACCACTGTGTACTTCTCGTGCCGCCAGCAGGTCGAGTTGTTCTCGATGACGAACTGTTGCTCCCGACGGCGGGGTCCTTCAGCTGCGTACCTGGACTCCACAATGAGCACCAAGATGGTCACTCCTGTAAGGGCGCCGAGCCCGAGCAGCATATGGTGTCTTTGGCAGTTTTCGAGCATTTTGAGAGATGTGGAATGGCACTCTTAGTGGTTTCTTGGGTAATAATCGATCTGGGAAGTTTTAGTTGTTATTCACAATATAATTAAAaggtaaattgaaaatatttcatgaatttctaccaaaataaaatcacAATAAAATAGTTATGGTGCTGCCACCCTTCTCGATTGTTTATCAACAACAATTACCATGCATTACTCATCCACAGTGCAGTTtcattatataaataaatgtttatataataataGTTTATTGGTTTAGTATAATTACGTTTAATGTTGATTAGCACAccttttcttaattttattttaactaaaattttgattaattttacaTCTTATTGTGTTTCTACTGTTGCAGCCTAATAGAGTTGCCACACTGTATACAATCCAGGAACTAGTTCCGTGTTTACGAACAAGAATGGACAACGAGCAAAACAATTACGGAAGATAACCACAAAACGAAGGtggaaatttatgaaaaactgTGAAAATCGCGTGTGAAATCGGTGGCGCATTGAAAATGGTGCTGCGATCGGGAATTATAATTCCGTTTCAGTTCCGCGACACGAAGAAGCTTCTGATGATAGGAGTGCCCGAGGAAAATCGCAACCTCAACATATGGGATCTAAAGAATGTTGGTAAGCACCGTGGGGTCGGgtcataaaacttaaattagtGGGTGTGGGCGCctaataatacatttttggtGATCTTTTAGTGCGCGCCGCCTTCGGGATCTACAACTTTGAGTTCCGGAACAAAAAGATTGGTTTTAACATCCCGGATGAACTGCTGCTCCATTATCTGGCCCAAAGGCACGACCTCACCAATTTCGTTATAGAAATCAGTCAAGGTAAATAGCCAATAAGGGCCTCTAGTCACTAAGTCGGGTTTTAATTAGCGTATAAGCGTTCGGGAGTTTCTCCCTCGGATTCCTACCGTATATGTAGGCCCTTATATCTTTtgtgtatatacatatagacgCGGCAGCCATAGCGTGCGCTTTGCTTGTAAGTCTCTGCAGATTGCCATCTGTAATAAAACCCAAATTGTAAAATGCTCCCTCTTGCAGCCTTGGACGATGGCCACGCAAAGGAGCTGCTCTCCTACGAGCCCTCCTGCTCAATGTCCGCCTTAAAGCAGCACCACCTccaacaacagcagccgcCTCATCAGGCACACCCCCACCAACTTCCGCATCAGCATCATGTGCCACTGCCACAGCGATCCAACGAAAGTGCTTCCCACCATGAATATGTTCCCGGATCGCAGCCAAATTCTCCCGCTCTGGGCTTAAACAGTGAGCCAGTGGACTCGCCGCTGGACCAGCAGGCCAACAATTCTGGTCCGGAGCCAGCAGACAGTGCCCAAAAACTGCGTCTTAGCCAAAACTATTCGGAACGTACGCCGGAATCGCTAACCCAGTCAATAGACCCAATGGACATTATACCCAAAGCCGAGTCCGAGTCGGAGGTAGAGCGGCTGCAGAGGGCGTCACGGTTTTTAGCGCGacaggagcagcagcaccaagtgcaacagcaacagcagcaccagccACAGTTACTTCCGGGTCAGCAGATATTTTCCAACTACACGCACACACTACCGCCGATGAATGCACCAAATCCGTCGCAACAAGCGCCGTACACTCCGGGCCTAATGAGTCGCTTTAGAAGTGAGATAACCCCTGAACAATTTCCCAAATTCCCACTTATTCCTTGATTTTCTATTGAAGAACGCGGAGAGCGGATGTCTAAGGATCAAAAGGAGCTGTATGTGAAGTTTTTCGAGGACAACCCTTGCATGCTATCCAACCACCGCCGTCACGATGGACTTACCGAACCTCTGTGGGCAAAGTTGGCCCACATGTTGAACAGTGTGCCACAAGGTGCTGTGAAAAATGTGGAGGACTGGAAGCAGACATTCGATGCCTGGCGCTACCGCATATTCATGTACACGCGTTACAACTCCAAGCTGAGCATGTCAGAGACTAGCGATCCTAAGAACTTCAAGCCCCTGACCGCAACCGATCAGAAGGCATACGCGATGTGGACTAGTCACAAACACATAGCGCCGCAGGATTACGATAAAATGGACATGTTCGTCCCCCTAGATGAAGCCACCACAGCCACCAATAGCTACGATTACTAAGTGCATAAGGGATTTAAGAGCAAAGATATGCAGCTGTTGATCTGTACTTTAACTAGTGCTAagcaaaaaatacaatatatttAGGGAAAAGAAACTGCAGTTTTAAATTTGGCTAAGGGTTATAAGAAACTTACGATAGGTATAGCACATTCCCATTTATGTAAATTCTGTTTCTTCTTTTTTAGTGTACGATGCGGCCCTGGATAACTTTATGCAGAATCGACAGTGCCGCTGTGCGGATCAGAAATTACTCGGCGAATCGCCGACCCCCGAAGAACCCACCAATCTGTGCCAGGCAAACAATGTTCTAGAGGCCGCGCCTACGCCGATTATGGCATTGCCAGCCTGTGAAGAGGAGGAACCTGATCATGACCACGAGCATGAAGAGAACATTAAGTATCGGATTGAGAAGGACAGCAGTGGGACTGCGTCGGCGGACTTGGGCATGCCCGCCTACGAGGCCTGTTCTCCGAAGATGGACTACGACACGCAGGACGATTTGCCCGACTCGCCGCACTCGCAGCCTTTGCCGCCACCGCCTTTGCCTTTGACAGCGGCATTGCCACTGCCTCCGCCACCCACGTCGCACATTCAGCACTTAGcccagcaccagcaacagcacgaggaggagcagcatcAACTGCTGCAGGAGCGTATTCAGCACGAATACATgatccagcagcagcagcagcatcagcacttgcagcagcagcaacagcatttGGCCCTcctgcagcaacagcagcaggagcagcaacaacaccagcagcagcaacagcagggaGTCAACATGGCCATGGGCTCGACTACCACCAATAACATTCGGCGTAAGTGGTAGCaccaataaataattaattatttttaatagcaatgtttaaatattttattttgcagaACGCAAGGAACGCATGTCCAAGCGGCAAAAGGAACTGTACGTTCATTTTCTACAACAGCACCAGTTTATTAACGACCACCGCCGCAACGACCCCGTGCTGGATCCTTATTGGTTAAAGCTGGCTAATCTCCTTAACGCCGTGCCCCAGGGGGCAGTGAAGCACGTTACGGAGTGGAAGCAGACCTTCGACAACTGGCGATACCGCATCTTTCTGTACGCGCGCTACAACTCGAAGCTGCAGGACGAGGAGGCACAAAATCCACGCAACTTTAAGCCACTGACACGCACCGATAAGCAGGCCTATATCATGTGGATCCGGAATCCCGACACGGCGCCTCCCGATCTGGACAAAATGCGCAATGTCTTCTGCAACATGGAGGAGACGCCGGTGCACCAGGAATAGATGCTTGTGGAATTGCCATTGTCGTAGTTGTAGAATTGAAAAACTTGTTTGATTTGTTAACTGTGCGTATGTGTGTCACTGTTTTTCCTGTTTTGGGGAATGtattttcgttttctttttagtttttgtcaTTGTTATACctttatgaatatataaaatgtggattttttttcaatgagTGCTAAGTTTAGTCGGTACCTGGTTGGAAATATGCGTGATACTATATTTAGAAAGCGGCGGGGGGAAGTTCGTTTGCCCCGGGCTTCGAGCTGATGTTTTGCATATGGTGTATAGCCGCAATGAACTTTAATGCTGAACAGGTTATGGAATtattcaataataaaaaattcgatttttttgtggatttgTTCAACTCGCAGCCAGCTGGCAAGGATATTGGAACTGACAATGGTTTTGGCCTTGATTGATTGAGTTGCTCCGTCTATGGGCTGTGGGCTTTGGGCTCTGGCCCGAACAAACTCCTTTCAGAACCAGATATATTCGTATACATATATCTCTAGACACCCACGCCTGTTTGCGAATAAGTGCTGATTAATTTGTTGCCCCCGGCAGTACAGCATCCAGTGGTGTGTGGCTTGTACTTGTCGCTAATCCCCGGCCATTAATTATACATTCAATCATATCCGATCGACAGCTCTCAAAGGGGATCAAGCTGCTGCcatttttttcttactttaAATCCCGATAATAATTCCttcttttgaagatttttttttgtttgtagaaAATTAGTTACACTGTTTCTTGAACCTGAACCTGAACCTGAAAATGGAGCCCCAGACGGCCACAAACGGTGTGACCGATTAGCATATTGTTAATTAAAAGGAAATTGTCTTGGGTTCGGCTGCTGCTTTTGTCCGGTGCCATTGAATACATTTTATTCTTCTGATTAAATTCCAATTTATCATAAATTATTGCTCTTAATTGTGCCCCAATGCAAGTGCCGCGCGACCATTTAGAAATCGTGTTTTGTTCGCAGCAGAAAATGTGTGTTACATAAATAACTAACTTAAATGAGTGTATCGTAAGCCGGGGGTGCCCCGCCACTTTCCATCTCCTTCCCGGCCTTTTGAATGTTATCTACAGCGTTTCCAATTGCCATTCCTAATAAAGATAAATGAACGCTCGCCCGGCTCGGTCGATCCGATCAGAACCGATCGAATCCAAAGGCATTGAGTTGGGTTATTGGCTGTGACTTTTTGCGGCCAATTGCCCCTGGTGTCGGAGTTGCACAGGGAGAAACATGATCCACTTAGAGGTATTCTAAGCTCATCACCTCTAATTAGTATTAGTCACCTCTAACCATTTTAAACAAAGGCTtctaatagttttaatattctATTGTAAGGCTGCCTAATTTTTTTAACTGCATCTGGCATATGTTAATCCATATCTGCTGCAGTCAGCCAGGCGTTCAATATCAATATTTCAGCGTTCTGCATTTGCATAGGGGAGTTTGTAGGCCGTCGTCGAGGTGGCATTCGTTAGATGTTCTCGCTGGCGAATTATGACAGGTGAGGGAAAACAATGGGCGAAACCCGATGGCTGCCCCATGGTGGCACGGCTCATGTTTAATGCATCTGTAACTGAATATAGAGCACAGGGTAATGGGGTAGCCGATTCGACTGTCGATAGTCGCTGACAGATTAATTTGAGGCAGTGTCCAGACCAGAACCAGAAACACGAGACATATTATTTAGAACTGGGTGGAGTTGGGCTCGGCCCAGAGATAACGCAGCTTAGACCACTTCCAGCCGGGCCAGTCTAATCCGCTGCAGCATTACCACATATTAGCCGCTCACTTCCAGTGCCAATTTATCAAAATTAAAGTTATCACATCAGATTAGACCGTTCGGCAAAATTCTCCCACACTCTCACTGACTCGAAAAAAAAGCCCAGCAGCAGTGCTGTTTAGTCCCGAAAAACCAGCgaacaaaactgaaaacttCATCAGATCAATCATAAAGACATAAAAAATGCTGTAAAAACGATAAAAACACCATAAAAGCGATAATAATCTTTTGAAAGACCTGTTTTGCCCAGCAATGATCCAGCAGACCAAAGACTGTTACACGGCCCACCGTAGCACCACCGCTCCGATCCACCATATACTTACTATCTACCGCACTGCACCACGCCAAAAACAACTTGTCAGGCCGAAGTGATCTTAGCAGACATTTCTGTTGATTTACTATTCGAACTTAAATAGGCACACACTCATATGAGTATAATGGGAAAAACTTGTGTATGCTAATCGAAAGGCGAGCTGATTGATATGgctttttaattgcatttacaATTTAATTGACCTGCACTATCCAACCCAAAATCCACAAGAATAACTTTGCATAATTTTGTATCCTAATGAGGAAACGAATGAGTTGGAGGCTCCGACTGTGAAcccataaaattaaattaaattataaaaatgcgaaaaaacacaaatattttgcattaaCATAAGGTGGCTGATAATGAGTGTGTTGGCTGGCTGCAAGTCTCGACCAGCCAGAGAGACTCATTAACTTCTACAGGCAATAAAATCAAACTCGGCTGACATCCAATCAAATTGATGGGGACAACAACTTTGATCATGGCAGAGACTGCACTCAGAAAAAAGTTGCTTGCTTTTCCAATGTTTGAAGTCGTAGCCAAAAGCATCACTTCACTATAAAGTTTTGAACAAAACATAGCCGCTTCAGTTCTTGAAGTGTAATTTGAAGACTATGTGGGGGGGACATTGAAGTGTTtaatgaaagaaattaaaatatgtcAGCCTTCAGCTCATGCGTAAAGAGCTCGGCCGGTCCGCGCTATATCCGATTTCAATGTCGCTCACGTAATCGCTCGGTGTAATGTAACTCGATTCAATTGTGGTTCAGATAggtagatatatgtatgtatgttcatatatatatatggttaTCTGTGCGTTATCATCACCAGTTTTGATTTGTTGAAAGAGGTCAGGGATGCCCACCGCAATGACAACAACAGGAATCATTTTCAGCTGAAAGTTCtaatttaattacaattaaGCATTGTTTGTTTTATATAATTGTTGATGCATTAGCAATTATTGATAATTCAATTAAGAGTTTACAGAACAATAAATGAGCAATAGCCTTCAccaatataatttattaatataaatttatggTGTTTAATATAtctgttaaaaataataatattaactcTTCAAATGTATGCTGTTTTTATTACTTAAGCAAATAAAACTTGGAAGCAGTTTAAAATTAGCATTACTTAATTTATCAAATATTTGTAAGTTAAACGCACTCACAGCAATACAGATTCATTAatcatgaaaaatatttatttaattgcgAGGCAAAAATACGGGCTACATTTGGGGACCAGTTCAGCATTCGAGATTTATTTGTTTAGCAAATATTTTCGTGTAATTaatcttgaaaaatattaacttGGTTAAATTTCCAGCTTGGTTTAGTTTTAAACCTTATGTAGATAAAGATGTGATTGATTGATTCAGCGACTGAACGGAAGTTTTAGGATTAATATAAATCAAACTGGAGCTATTATAAACAAAGTcaataaatatgtttattaGGCATCCATATTTAAATGGGAAACAAATGACTTAAGAAACAAACTTGTCGGCCGGAAATGGCCctagcaacatgttgctgacTGAGCTAAGGCACATATGAAAACCCGATGGGAAAAAAGAataacaaagaaaaataaaagtggaaaacaAACGAAGTTCGAGCCGGGCTTGGGGTTTGGGCGTTcggcttttggcttttggggTTCGGAAACGATCGGCTTGGCCCGGTCTGCCCCGGCCTGGCCTGGTCGATTCGCAAAACCAGCTGATGGCCAGCCAGAAACGGGAGACGGAGACTTTGTGCTGATGCTACCGCAGTCGCTCCATTCAGTGTGGCCCGGGTCTTCAATGTGTTTTGTCACGCTTTAGCGCAAACAGTACACCTCGGTTGGAACTACAGCTACATACTTCTGCCGAAGTACAGAGAAGCTCCTCCTCCGCCCAGACAAACAGCAAAAGTCCATCAGCGAtccagcaacagcaaagtATGTTCGTTGCCGTGCCAATTGATGATGCAAAAATGCTAACTACTCAATATATTCGTACTCGCAACTGTGTGTTAATCATCCGTCGTTGTTATTGTTCTCGTACAGtgtaaaaaccaaaaacaaaaagacaaaaaataaaactaatgaAAGGAGCCCACAAATGCGCAACATGAAACAgaagacttaggcaacgaacttgCGTGCTGCAATGCAGACAATTTATAGCCTGCAGGCTCCCAAACTCCCAAACGCTGCAGCTGCTGTCGCAGGCGTgttaaatttatgcaaataaataaatcaattccacaaaagataaataaaattgaaggCGTTTCTACGTTTGCACGCACAAAACACTTTAAAGCATTTGTCATAAACATactagaaaaacaaaaaactgcacAAGCAATCTGggaaaaaatctttttttcgCCTATCACAAATTAAACTTCGCCCATGACTTTTCttttaaacaagaaaagcCTGAAAAGGAAGGGAATTTTTAACGCTTATTGCCTCTTTAAATGCAACACTTGGAAATGAGTTTTAAAAAGGCCTTTATGCATACCGCCGTATCTTAGTTTATTTTCGCTGTTTATCTATATACATAGTTGCTTTTGCGTTTAATGTGCCGGAAATGTTTTCACAGTGTTGCGGATAATTGTAGGTACTTGAAGTACTGGGTGTTGCCCATTTGGATAACCGAGATAAGTGTATAAGTGTGATTGTTGGGCTGAGATAAAATTAGCAAATAGGATGGGCTGTTTGAAGACgcaatacatttttaaagacGCACTGCTCATCTCGGACTAGTTTGACGAAAATTTATGCACATATCTGGGTTCCTTAAATTTACCAATCCAGTAACCAGACCAGCAAAGGTCgtttattacattttaaacaggtttttgttttattgccacTCGGATTCTATTAGCCGACCTCCTAGGCTTAGATTGAGACGACCCTCTGCTCTTCAAATCTCTTGCGATAATATCGAGGCAGCATAGTCACGTTCGGACTGTTAGCCATGACATGGGCCGGCATTTTCTTTGGCGTAGCTTTTAGGCTGAATTTGGCCAACACAGAGCATACTAGAATGCATGCACGCCTTCATCAAAAGACACTCGCTCGTACCCGGCTATATTTACGATTGCCGGCCACTTAAAATGCGTGGCATGTGGCTCACTTTGCGACACTGCGAGGCCCCaccaaataaaatacaaacgTAGCCAATAGCAATTGAAAATTACTCGTACCTTAAATTTTCAAGAAAATGGTCATTTAAATTGGATCCAATGTTTACGCATGCGCGACAAATcgtgagtttttttttggggtttctgCCCTGCCCCCGAGCTCTGTTATCAGGCCGACCATGTGTGGAACGAATCTCGATCTCGAATCTCGGTTTCCATTTGCAAGCCAAAATGCTGCCATGGACGTTCGCCCAAACTGACATCgtcatcgccatcgccatcgccaaaGCCATCGTCATCGGCACCGAAATAACAATCACCGCCAAAAAATAAGCAACCATTCACTATGTAGTAGGGTCCGACTAAGTAATGGGATTGCATAATGAGAGCCGTTCCATTTGATATTTACCTTAAATCCGATTTGATATTGTCCCACTCGTCGTCACTCGATATGCCGGAGTCGTCTACAATTACCAGGCATCTGACAAGATCGGATCGGCAATCACTCCGTAGCTCCATAGAGTGTCACCGCC contains the following coding sequences:
- the JTBR gene encoding protein JTB, producing the protein MLENCQRHHMLLGLGALTGVTILVLIVESRYAAEGPRRREQQFVIENNSTCWRHEKYTVVQECHPCSEFDIVSKSLGVCIHTHYKELLRCQSGEIVTRSCDRVALIEQRNFLKFEILCFIVGALSYLLSYARDRILSRRTYMKIERQLNRVQ
- the LOC108120794 gene encoding uncharacterized protein isoform X2, with the translated sequence MVLRSGIIIPFQFRDTKKLLMIGVPEENRNLNIWDLKNVVRAAFGIYNFEFRNKKIGFNIPDELLLHYLAQRHDLTNFVIEISQALDDGHAKELLSYEPSCSMSALKQHHLQQQQPPHQAHPHQLPHQHHVPLPQRSNESASHHEYVPGSQPNSPALGLNSEPVDSPLDQQANNSGPEPADSAQKLRLSQNYSERTPESLTQSIDPMDIIPKAESESEVERLQRASRFLARQEQQHQVQQQQQHQPQLLPGQQIFSNYTHTLPPMNAPNPSQQAPYTPGLMSRFRKRGERMSKDQKELYVKFFEDNPCMLSNHRRHDGLTEPLWAKLAHMLNSVPQGAVKNVEDWKQTFDAWRYRIFMYTRYNSKLSMSETSDPKNFKPLTATDQKAYAMWTSHKHIAPQDYDKMDMFVPLDEATTATNSYDY
- the LOC108120794 gene encoding uncharacterized protein isoform X1, which encodes MVLRSGIIIPFQFRDTKKLLMIGVPEENRNLNIWDLKNVVRAAFGIYNFEFRNKKIGFNIPDELLLHYLAQRHDLTNFVIEISQVYDAALDNFMQNRQCRCADQKLLGESPTPEEPTNLCQANNVLEAAPTPIMALPACEEEEPDHDHEHEENIKYRIEKDSSGTASADLGMPAYEACSPKMDYDTQDDLPDSPHSQPLPPPPLPLTAALPLPPPPTSHIQHLAQHQQQHEEEQHQLLQERIQHEYMIQQQQQHQHLQQQQQHLALLQQQQQEQQQHQQQQQQGVNMAMGSTTTNNIRQRKERMSKRQKELYVHFLQQHQFINDHRRNDPVLDPYWLKLANLLNAVPQGAVKHVTEWKQTFDNWRYRIFLYARYNSKLQDEEAQNPRNFKPLTRTDKQAYIMWIRNPDTAPPDLDKMRNVFCNMEETPVHQE